The window CGTGATCTCCCACTCCATATGTTCGGCCAATTTGTCCATGTCAGATACGTATTCACTAACCATCACGGTGGCGATGCTGCTGAATAGCAGCGAAGGCTTGATGTTTACACCGATAATAACCGCGTGCCCAAACTTATCCTGGAATGCCGACAGGATAAGTTCACGCAAGGCAAGCACCCTTCGTTCGTCCTGGCTAGGAACCTTTGGAGTCCCCGTATCCGTATCCATATACCGCCCCTTTAATACAGTTTTTGTTCTTCGGGAGTCAATCCCAAGGTTAGTTGAAACAATGAAACGAGTCCTTCTTCAAGCGGGGGATCGGGGCTTCAACCTCCTCGAACCGATTCGCGCGCCATGCCTTGAATCGCCGGGGAGCCTCAGTCCAAGAGGAGGCCTTGGAGATCAACCTCGCCTCGCCCATGCAGGCCCCGCGCTGGGTGCACTCGATTTTCAACGGAACGTAGCATGCAATTCATTGGGCCCTTCACTCCCGTCTCAGTAGTTATTGCATACAGGTCACAGAGGGCAGTCCTTGTCAAGGGGCGCCTTGACACCTTTATCGGTTAGGATCTGGATATAGAGTTGTTCCATGTCGCTGATGAGGCGCTTCATGGTGAAACGTTGCTGGACAGAAGCCCGAGCAGTTCGACCCATTCGACCGGCGGTCTCCGGGTCTCGAAGCACCCGTAGAATGGCAGCGGCCAGAGCCTGCGCATCGCTAGGGGGCACTAGGAAGCCGGTCTCCCCATCAGTGATCAGGTCCGGGAGACCTCCAACACGGGTGGCAACGACTGGACAGCCGGCCGCCATGGCCTCGATCACAGAGACCGGCGTACCTTCATTGTTGGACGATACCGTGAGAACATCCAGGTCGGCGTAAATACGGGGCAGGTCCCGGCGCCACCCGGTGAAGAGGACCCGATCAGCGATGCCTAATGCGCGGGCCTGCTGCTCCATCTCCAGCCGGAGGGCGCCATCACCGACGATAACAAACCGGGCAGCAGGTTCACTGGCGATTACCAGGGCAGCAGCCTGCAGGAAGAGTCGGTGGTTTTTAATTGGAACGATACGGCCCACGATCCCTACCAGCCGAGCGTTATCGTCAAGGTCTAGTTCGCGGCGAAACTCCCCCTTGTAAACAGCGCAGCCCAGGAATGGGTCCAACTCGAGACCAAGCGGGATGACACGAATCTTCCCTGAGGGGGCGACACCGTAAGCTATCAGGTCGCCCTTGACCTGCTCGCTGACGGCAATGATACAGTGAGTGATGCGGGCCAGCATCCTCTCCATGGTGCGAAGGAGCCCGGTCGTGAGGGGGCCATAGTATCCATGGAGGATGTGACCATGGTAGGTGTGGATGATAACCGGAACACCGGCCAGTCGCGCCGCCAGGCGTCCCAGGAAACCCGCCTTGGCAGTGTGGGTATGGACAATGTGGGGCCGCTCCTGGCGGATGAGGCGGTAGAGTTTAAGCAGCGCGGTGATATCCCGAGGCTTGAGGCTCGCCTCAGCAACGATCTCCGGGACGACAATAGGCTTCACGCCACGGGCGAGAGCCTCAGCCAGCATGGAGCCCTCACCAGGGTTCTCAAGGCCGGTAGCAAGCGATTGTGCGAAGCGAGTCGGGTCGAGGCCGGCATTGAGACCCATCACATGGATAGTGGGGCCGCCAATACTGAGCCGCGCAACGACCCGCACCACCCTGATTGCCCCCTCAGTGACGACAGATGGCTTTCTGTTTCGCCTCTGCTCCTGCACGTCTCCTCCGTTGAGAGATCACGGTCTCATACAGCGACAAGGTCTCTGCTACCATTCTCTCGGCAAGGAAGTGGTTTTGTACACGTTCCTGCCCTCGCCTTCCCATCCCTTGCGCCTCTTCAGGATGCATGAAGAGCCAGGTGATGGCGCGGGCGAATGCCTCCGGAGCGTCAGGCTCCACCAGCAAGCCTGTTTGGCCTTCAACGACGATCTCCGTGAGCGGCGCTATTCTACTGGCGACTACCGGCTTCCCGGCCGCCATGGCTTCAATGGCAACTTGTCCAAAGCCCTCTGATCTTGACGGAAGAGCAAACACATCCAAAGCATGGAGGAACGAGGAAACATCGCCTTGAAACCCAACCATTCTTACCTGCTCATGAAGACGGAATTTGTCGATCAATGCCTGAAGCGTCTTACCATAGCCCCAGAGATCATGCCCTGCGATGAGGAGGGAGGCATGGGGGATCTGCTCAGAAACACACGGCATCGCTTTGATGAGTAAATCATGACCTTTTACAGGTCGGAGACTTCCTACGGCACCAACGACTGATCGCCCGCTTAGTCCCCAAGTCTGTCGAACGTGAACGCTCGACCGAACGAACCCTTCTGTCTCAATCCCGTAGTGGATTGCTGTCACTTTCTCAGAGGGATAGACCACTCGTCTGCTACCCACGTCTTAACGGCGTGGGAAATCGCAATCACGGCATCGGCATGTCGCCAGAGTAAAGAAAACAGTGGCAGAGCCCGCTTGCCGGACCAATGCCTACTATGCAGGCCATGAATAGAGCAGATCCAGGGGACTGAGGAGTAAAGGAAATGGCTGAACGCTCCCGCGAAGTCCGCACGTGGCAAGTGAGTGTGCAACAGCGCAGGATGTTCCTGTCGCAATAAGCGAACTAACCGGACAAGACAGCGCGGATCGAAGCGACGGTCTGCGCCTAAATTGATAACTTTTATGCCTTCCTGCTCGAAATCACGCCGCAGCGACAGGCTATCTTTGACGTGCTCCTTTAGGCAAGCCACGACAACATCAATCCCCTGTCGCCTCAAATACCGACACAGGGTCAGGAGATGCAGTTCCGCTCCACCGGCCGAGAGGGTGTTAACGACGTGCAGTACTTTCATTCTGCGCATGTCAAGGCCTCATCTGGCAGACGGTGAGTCCCCGCTGGTGTGGACGCTGCCGGCAGCACACTCCCCCGCCGCTTCTTCAGACCTGCGACACTCGCCAGAAAGGCGAGAAATGTATCGGCAGGAAGGTCTCTATCTGGCCGCCAAAGAGCGGGGTTCGTATTCCACCAAATCAGGAGAATGAGGAGACCAAAAGCACAGAACTGCACCCAAACACATACGGCGACGTAGTTGGGATCGCCCTCACCACACCGATGACGGCTCTGTCTGTTCAGAAACTAGCGCCCTAACGTTCCCCCACTCTCGAACAGCTTGCTCACGCCGCACGTTCGTTGCGGTCGCGATCGCCAAGCCCAGGACTAACCACAGAAGGTAGGAAATGAGGGACCCCGGAAGCAGCCACACTGCAGTTTGGTTACCTATGAGCAAGGAAAGCAACCAAACATAGCTAGCCGAATAGAAACTGCATTTGATGCTCGGCGTCTGGCTCCCAGCAAATTTGAGATGTTTTAAAATTATACTCATCATCCATATATATGCGAATAGTCCAACTACGCCCCCATCAGTCGCCGCTTGAAGGTACTGATTCGATGTTGTCGCTATATAGTTAGGCGAGAAGTAAACTCCGAACTCTTCCAAGGCACCGTACTCCATCGCAAGAAAGCGAAATCCTGTATAGCCAACGCCAGTCAGGATATTATCGACAAAAACTCGGGTCGCGATGCTCATCGTGAGTACACGTTGTTCCCAACCACTCTCGAATGCAGTCCCGACCAATCTTGTTTGCATGGATCCGACATCATAGAGAATCAGTATACTTGAGAAGACTATCAAAACAATAAGTGTGAGCATGGTCCGTTTGTTTAGTGACGTCAGCCCCCTTCGAGACTGCCAGACGAGGAACGTAATGCCAACGATCAACGCTATAACCGACCCACGTGTCCCTGTCGCAAATAGTGCACCAGTCAAAAACAATGCAGGTATCCACCGCCCCTCAAGACCTTTTTGATAGATGAAAAATAACAGGATAAATCCGATCTGGTCACCCAGGGGACCAAAATAGCGGACTCCCGCCTCAGTTATCTGCACCTCACCAATCGTGACATCAAAGAAGAGCCCTAACACATTGAGATAGATGCTAGCTGCAACGGCATAGCCCAAATATTCCACGAGCTTCTGACAATAAGCAACACCCCTCAGCGTTCTTACCGAGGACACTACTAAGGGTAACACGCTCATCTGCACCACCAGTCTGGCGAGAGCAATAGCCTCTGGACGGGCAATAATATCCCACTCGAACCGATAAGAAGCCAGTACGGTTGCCGCAGCCATCACTCCGATAAAGACAAGTATGGCCACATACACCCGGCCTAGACCCACATGACCGCGATCAACTGCCAGCGCAATCCCCGTCTTTAGCAACGCAATGGCCAACACCAGGTCGAAATACTGGATATCCGTCTCTCCAAAAGACAGCAGTGGATCGACCGTCCCGTTGTATGCCAGAACCATCAAGACGGGTACAACGATAGTAAGCGATGCCCAGTTGGGCAGCACTACTGCCACCAGGACGATCATTCCAATCTGCCAGATTTCCACTATTCTTCTCCCTACACACCCTACCCGGAGTTTATCCTCGCTATCGCACCCTCTCGAGGTCTACCTCGAGAGGGTGCTGCTTACCTCCACCCCGCCTCAGCCCCTCT of the Candidatus Methylomirabilis tolerans genome contains:
- a CDS encoding glycosyltransferase family 4 protein → MQEQRRNRKPSVVTEGAIRVVRVVARLSIGGPTIHVMGLNAGLDPTRFAQSLATGLENPGEGSMLAEALARGVKPIVVPEIVAEASLKPRDITALLKLYRLIRQERPHIVHTHTAKAGFLGRLAARLAGVPVIIHTYHGHILHGYYGPLTTGLLRTMERMLARITHCIIAVSEQVKGDLIAYGVAPSGKIRVIPLGLELDPFLGCAVYKGEFRRELDLDDNARLVGIVGRIVPIKNHRLFLQAAALVIASEPAARFVIVGDGALRLEMEQQARALGIADRVLFTGWRRDLPRIYADLDVLTVSSNNEGTPVSVIEAMAAGCPVVATRVGGLPDLITDGETGFLVPPSDAQALAAAILRVLRDPETAGRMGRTARASVQQRFTMKRLISDMEQLYIQILTDKGVKAPLDKDCPL
- a CDS encoding glycosyltransferase family 4 protein, with amino-acid sequence MGSRRVVYPSEKVTAIHYGIETEGFVRSSVHVRQTWGLSGRSVVGAVGSLRPVKGHDLLIKAMPCVSEQIPHASLLIAGHDLWGYGKTLQALIDKFRLHEQVRMVGFQGDVSSFLHALDVFALPSRSEGFGQVAIEAMAAGKPVVASRIAPLTEIVVEGQTGLLVEPDAPEAFARAITWLFMHPEEAQGMGRRGQERVQNHFLAERMVAETLSLYETVISQRRRRAGAEAKQKAICRH
- a CDS encoding O-antigen ligase family protein; this encodes MEIWQIGMIVLVAVVLPNWASLTIVVPVLMVLAYNGTVDPLLSFGETDIQYFDLVLAIALLKTGIALAVDRGHVGLGRVYVAILVFIGVMAAATVLASYRFEWDIIARPEAIALARLVVQMSVLPLVVSSVRTLRGVAYCQKLVEYLGYAVAASIYLNVLGLFFDVTIGEVQITEAGVRYFGPLGDQIGFILLFFIYQKGLEGRWIPALFLTGALFATGTRGSVIALIVGITFLVWQSRRGLTSLNKRTMLTLIVLIVFSSILILYDVGSMQTRLVGTAFESGWEQRVLTMSIATRVFVDNILTGVGYTGFRFLAMEYGALEEFGVYFSPNYIATTSNQYLQAATDGGVVGLFAYIWMMSIILKHLKFAGSQTPSIKCSFYSASYVWLLSLLIGNQTAVWLLPGSLISYLLWLVLGLAIATATNVRREQAVREWGNVRALVSEQTEPSSVW
- a CDS encoding glycosyltransferase, with protein sequence MRRMKVLHVVNTLSAGGAELHLLTLCRYLRRQGIDVVVACLKEHVKDSLSLRRDFEQEGIKVINLGADRRFDPRCLVRLVRLLRQEHPALLHTHLPRADFAGAFSHFLYSSVPWICSIHGLHSRHWSGKRALPLFSLLWRHADAVIAISHAVKTWVADEWSIPLRK